A segment of the Asinibacterium sp. OR53 genome:
CGGTGAGCATACAGAACCGCTCTGTGGAGCTGGAATTCCAGGCGGTAACGGTAGATCAGGCTAACGTGTATTTCAAGAGCATGCTGTTGTATTCGGTGATCAACCAGGATGAAGAAACCATTAAAAATGTAGCATTCAAGTTCATCAGCGAAAAAGACCTGATGCAGGCATTGATCAGAACGGTGGAAGGCAGTATCAGGGCTTTTGTAGCTACAAAAAAGCAGGCGGAGATATTGTTGTTGCGCAGGGAAATTGTAGAATTTGTAAAACAGCAGATCGATCATTCGTTGGAAGAATGGGGCTATCACCTGCAGGACCTGCAGATCAACGACATCACATTCGACCAGCAGATCATGGACAGCATGAGCAGGGTAGTGGCCAGTAACAACCTGAAAGCGGCCGCAGAGAACGAGGGACAGGCATTGCTGATTACCAAGACCAAGGCGGCAGAGGCAGAAGGAAATGCCATTAAGATATCGGCGGAAGCGGAGAAAGAGGCAGCGCGGCTGCGTGGACAGGGTGTGGCCCTTTTCCGTGAAGAAGTGGCCAGGGGTATGAGCCAGGCTGCCGAGCAGATGAAACAGGCCAACCTGGATACCAATGTGATCCTTTTCAGTATGTGGACCGAGGCCGTTAAGAACTTCGCCGAGGGCGGTAAAGGCAATATCATTTTCCTCGA
Coding sequences within it:
- a CDS encoding SPFH domain-containing protein — protein: MQLLAAYWWVLVLIFIFFSGLVTVNQGTIAVITLFGKYQRILRPGLNFKIPILEQVYKTVSIQNRSVELEFQAVTVDQANVYFKSMLLYSVINQDEETIKNVAFKFISEKDLMQALIRTVEGSIRAFVATKKQAEILLLRREIVEFVKQQIDHSLEEWGYHLQDLQINDITFDQQIMDSMSRVVASNNLKAAAENEGQALLITKTKAAEAEGNAIKISAEAEKEAARLRGQGVALFREEVARGMSQAAEQMKQANLDTNVILFSMWTEAVKNFAEGGKGNIIFLDGSPEGMDKTMKQIMGMLKMTEGQNVQKLS